Proteins found in one Helicobacter sp. NHP19-003 genomic segment:
- the efp gene encoding elongation factor P gives MAIGMGELKKNLKIEIQGVPYRIVEYQHVKPGKGAAFVRAKIKSFLDGKVIEKTFHAGDKCDEPNLLQKPMQFLYFDGSSYQFMDTETYEQIALTENQVGDAPKWMLDGSQVQVLFHNDKAISVEVAQVVELKITETPPNFKGDTSSASKKPATLETGAVVQVPFHVLEGEVIKVNTQTGEYLEKVK, from the coding sequence ATGGCCATTGGCATGGGCGAGTTAAAAAAGAATTTGAAGATTGAAATACAGGGCGTACCTTACCGCATTGTGGAATACCAGCATGTCAAACCGGGTAAGGGTGCAGCCTTTGTTAGGGCTAAGATCAAATCGTTTTTGGACGGCAAGGTGATTGAAAAGACCTTCCACGCCGGCGATAAATGCGATGAGCCCAACTTATTGCAAAAACCCATGCAGTTTCTCTACTTTGATGGGAGCAGCTACCAGTTCATGGATACGGAAACCTACGAGCAGATTGCCCTCACAGAGAATCAAGTGGGCGATGCGCCTAAATGGATGCTCGATGGCTCACAAGTGCAAGTGCTCTTCCACAACGACAAGGCGATCTCTGTTGAAGTCGCCCAAGTGGTGGAGTTGAAGATCACAGAAACGCCCCCCAACTTCAAGGGCGACACTTCAAGTGCGAGCAAAAAACCCGCCACACTCGAAACCGGCGCGGTGGTACAAGTGCCCTTCCATGTACTCGAGGGCGAAGTGATTAAAGTCAACACGCAAACAGGCGAATACCTAGAA
- a CDS encoding rhodanese-like domain-containing protein, protein MQSSYTHQLVDLGHFNPKDYRVIDIRDAESYHKAHLKEAIHMDDLNAIKRFALEHPQERIILQCWRGNTAAQYANALHGAGVSNVYFLKADFDDFKASGLEVLEN, encoded by the coding sequence ATGCAGAGCAGCTACACCCACCAACTCGTGGATTTAGGGCATTTTAACCCCAAGGACTATCGCGTGATCGACATCAGGGACGCAGAGAGTTACCACAAGGCGCATTTAAAAGAAGCGATCCACATGGACGACTTGAACGCCATTAAAAGGTTCGCCCTTGAACACCCACAAGAAAGGATTATTTTGCAATGCTGGCGGGGCAACACCGCTGCGCAGTACGCCAATGCTTTGCACGGGGCTGGGGTTTCTAATGTCTACTTTTTGAAGGCAGACTTTGACGACTTTAAGGCATCGGGCTTAGAAGTCCTAGAGAATTAG
- the crcB gene encoding fluoride efflux transporter CrcB: MHLMFLLAALGGAVGASLRYFVGKIAPTKLWIWQSFPVGTFSVNLIGCFVIGFAGHLAAKSVLGDKMSVFFITGVLGGFTTFSSFGLDTLKLLQKQAFGEAIAYVVGSNLLGLLCVVLGWGLAKFVTH, encoded by the coding sequence ATGCATTTGATGTTTTTACTAGCCGCTTTGGGCGGTGCTGTGGGGGCGAGTTTGCGCTATTTTGTGGGCAAGATCGCGCCCACGAAGCTATGGATTTGGCAGAGTTTCCCGGTCGGCACTTTCAGCGTGAATTTGATTGGGTGTTTTGTGATCGGCTTTGCCGGGCATTTGGCGGCCAAGTCTGTGTTGGGCGATAAAATGAGCGTGTTTTTCATCACGGGGGTACTAGGGGGGTTCACGACTTTCTCTTCCTTTGGGCTAGACACCCTAAAACTCCTACAAAAACAAGCCTTCGGTGAAGCCATCGCTTATGTGGTGGGCAGCAACCTCTTAGGCTTGCTGTGCGTGGTCTTGGGCTGGGGCTTGGCTAAATTTGTGACACATTAG
- a CDS encoding ABC transporter ATP-binding protein/permease: protein MASKKRLSLFKIFLRSLLQISALFDKRDKKILVVLVFMSILLSLIEVFSISAIMPFITLASSPDLILSNPYARAVYDTFHFKTPLHFAYFFSFVLVGLYVFRLGYSVLFAYVNGRFASKKAHALAQRLFMHHLKSSYLEHINLNLDKIRHAIMGKSQNVAEGLNAILGLLSELSIMLFLYGLLLYTNWKMTLALTFILALQVFFITKYMSRFIQQKGQIANNTQVQSLKIFSKFFGNFKITKLKDNHEQAYQIFSQNSLNSAKANITYRTLQAIPNRFLETVGFSLLILAVVYVLHKYGEARMVLPIISMYALALYRMLPSLNRILDQYNIICYQQHAINGVYKDLKRPIQEEGALDLPFKEAICLKNVSFAYKHTHPILQGVDLEIKKGQKVAFVGPSGCGKSTLVDIIIGVLYPNEGQIFIDHAPLTPQNIRTWRQKIGYIPQHIYLFDGSVAENVACGSPLDENRVIEVCKMAHIYDFLCQHRGIETTIGEGGINLSGGQKQRLGIARALYDNPEILVLDEATSALDTPTEAKIMDEIYSVAEDKTLLVIAHRLSTIERCDVKIDLSKPSV, encoded by the coding sequence TTGGCTTCAAAGAAGCGTCTCAGCCTCTTTAAAATTTTCTTGCGTTCGCTCTTGCAAATCTCTGCCCTATTTGATAAACGAGATAAAAAAATCTTAGTTGTGTTGGTTTTTATGTCGATTCTGCTCTCTTTGATCGAAGTCTTTTCGATCAGCGCGATCATGCCCTTCATCACGCTGGCTAGCTCGCCAGATTTGATCCTCTCTAACCCCTATGCCCGCGCGGTTTATGACACTTTTCACTTTAAAACCCCTCTACACTTTGCCTACTTTTTCAGCTTTGTGCTCGTGGGGCTGTATGTGTTCCGTTTGGGTTATAGCGTGCTCTTTGCCTATGTCAATGGCCGTTTTGCCTCCAAAAAGGCGCACGCCCTTGCCCAAAGGCTGTTCATGCACCACCTCAAAAGCTCCTACTTAGAGCACATCAACCTCAACCTAGACAAAATCCGCCACGCCATCATGGGAAAAAGCCAGAATGTAGCAGAGGGCTTGAATGCCATTTTAGGATTGCTCTCCGAACTGAGCATCATGTTATTTTTGTATGGACTCTTGCTTTACACCAACTGGAAAATGACCCTTGCTTTAACCTTTATCCTCGCCCTGCAAGTCTTTTTCATTACCAAATACATGTCTAGGTTCATCCAACAAAAGGGGCAGATCGCCAACAACACGCAAGTACAATCCCTAAAAATCTTTTCTAAGTTTTTTGGCAATTTTAAAATCACCAAACTGAAAGACAATCACGAACAAGCCTACCAAATCTTTAGCCAAAACAGCCTCAATAGTGCCAAAGCCAACATCACCTACCGCACTCTGCAAGCGATCCCCAACCGCTTTTTAGAGACCGTGGGCTTTAGTCTGCTCATTTTAGCGGTCGTCTATGTCTTGCATAAATATGGAGAGGCGCGGATGGTCTTGCCCATCATCTCCATGTACGCTTTAGCCCTTTATCGCATGCTCCCCTCCTTAAACCGCATTTTAGATCAATACAACATCATCTGTTACCAACAGCACGCGATCAATGGGGTTTACAAGGACTTGAAGCGCCCCATCCAAGAAGAGGGGGCATTAGATTTACCCTTTAAAGAGGCGATCTGCCTTAAAAATGTCAGTTTTGCCTACAAGCATACCCACCCCATTTTACAAGGCGTGGATTTGGAGATCAAAAAGGGGCAAAAAGTCGCTTTTGTCGGGCCTAGTGGGTGTGGTAAATCCACACTCGTGGACATCATTATAGGTGTGCTGTATCCAAATGAGGGGCAGATTTTCATAGATCATGCCCCCCTAACCCCCCAAAACATCCGTACATGGCGGCAAAAGATCGGCTACATCCCCCAGCACATCTATTTGTTTGATGGGAGTGTGGCAGAAAATGTCGCTTGTGGTAGCCCGCTGGATGAAAACAGGGTCATAGAGGTTTGCAAAATGGCGCACATTTACGACTTTTTGTGCCAACATCGGGGGATTGAAACGACCATAGGCGAGGGGGGGATCAACCTCAGCGGAGGGCAAAAGCAAAGGCTAGGCATTGCTAGGGCCTTGTATGACAACCCCGAGATTTTAGTCCTAGATGAAGCCACCTCTGCCCTAGACACCCCTACAGAGGCAAAAATCATGGACGAGATTTACAGCGTGGCTGAAGACAAAACTTTACTCGTAATCGCACACCGCCTCAGTACCATTGAGCGTTGTGATGTCAAAATTGATCTAAGCAAGCCCTCTGTGTGA
- a CDS encoding EI24 domain-containing protein yields the protein METPLQNIHKSWKDFLSWKMLFLNLGPVFLGVLFWGVILFHFGGNMVRIIEGFLPTSWDHYAHTNGLLPAMFLLAIKMFTYVLLLLSVLMLSLIGNLFISLFYTPVVICYLHSHDYTNLPLENFGDFMGCIQHFLKQFAYLCMFLVVCAPLYFIPIIGVFVSLIPHYFFFKNTISFDIGSSIYNQETYREVLRDYKVPHHKISIMAYLFSLIPIFNFFATLLQTIILARFFLDIKAQKSNVSQI from the coding sequence ATGGAAACACCACTACAAAACATCCACAAAAGCTGGAAAGACTTTTTAAGCTGGAAAATGTTGTTTTTAAACTTGGGGCCCGTGTTCTTGGGGGTACTCTTTTGGGGGGTGATCTTGTTCCACTTTGGGGGCAACATGGTGCGCATCATCGAGGGCTTTTTACCCACAAGCTGGGATCACTACGCCCACACAAATGGACTTTTGCCCGCCATGTTCTTGCTCGCCATTAAGATGTTCACTTATGTGCTGTTGCTGTTGAGCGTTTTAATGCTCAGCCTCATCGGCAATCTCTTCATCTCTCTCTTTTACACCCCTGTGGTGATCTGCTACCTACACAGCCACGATTACACAAACCTACCCCTAGAAAACTTTGGAGATTTCATGGGTTGTATCCAGCACTTCTTAAAGCAATTTGCTTACTTGTGTATGTTTTTGGTGGTGTGCGCCCCACTCTACTTTATCCCCATCATCGGTGTATTTGTGTCGCTCATCCCCCATTACTTCTTCTTTAAAAACACGATCTCTTTTGACATCGGCAGCTCCATTTATAATCAAGAAACCTATCGGGAAGTGCTGAGAGACTACAAAGTGCCCCACCACAAAATCTCGATCATGGCTTATTTGTTCTCTTTAATCCCCATCTTTAACTTCTTCGCCACACTTTTACAGACCATCATTTTAGCCCGCTTCTTTTTAGACATTAAAGCCCAAAAGTCTAATGTGTCACAAATTTAG
- a CDS encoding FAD-binding and (Fe-S)-binding domain-containing protein, giving the protein MQQNYAAFYQEAQEFLGDRVYKDYLRRVVYGIDASCYRYVPELVVKVRHEAEVMRLCALAKKHSTSLTFRAAGSSLSGQACGSGVLVMANLGWQEIKPQNDGASVRLGCGVIGAQANNALRAYQKKIGPDPATIATAMVGGILANNASGMCCGVAQNSYKTLKSIRVVLADGTLLDTSKQESVEAFKQSHAPLLEGLLALRKEVLEDEELHALIQKKYKIKNTTGYSLNALVDFEDPIDILSHLFIGSEGTLGFISSCELHCVPDYPYKICFLLFYESLAASLKGVQILAQNADKISAAELMDYACLASVKGAEGMPSVLNEVKPGYACILAQLESTDLSTLEANSTFVLEKLQAAPTILPLEQSADPKVYNTWWKIRKGIFPIVAGRRRSGASVITEDLCFDMEHLQEGIANLQSLLEKHGFKEHSVIFGHALSGNLHFLITPILENPKERAQFSALMEDLAQMVASLQGSIKAEHGTGRMVAPFVKLEWGEKAYQICERIKALFDPDKLLNPDVILSNDPQIHAKNLKESVPIAPEIEPCMECGFCERICPSRYLSLTPRQRISLQREIAYLGKKAAQGLATDIALLEELLEGYKYLSDETCAACHMCSTLCPLGIDSATIALKSRRQEKTPLVAKEILKHMGAVVGGLKVGLGAVQVGQVALGANFIHKCSQKLHAKIHTPIVPNYMPRRNQFKLTSKPGNQSVLYFSTCINRAFAPSKLMPDQRSLQEVFESLCQKAGFGVIYPTELPKFCCGKAFIDYPDLSVQNTEKNAKLLKELSQNGAIPIVIDHSACSAYLIEQLEHTGLKIYDMPIFIQEFLLPHLKITPLNEDIALYTMCAAKRLGYAQNMRDLAKACVSGKVVEHTDTGCCGFAGNKGFLTPELNDHALLDFTSFYQDKKLKKGFCSSSTCEVGLSQHTNIPFQHIAYLVDSCSDE; this is encoded by the coding sequence ATGCAACAAAATTACGCCGCATTTTACCAAGAAGCCCAAGAGTTTTTGGGCGATCGTGTTTATAAGGATTATTTGCGCCGAGTGGTCTATGGCATCGATGCGTCATGTTATCGCTATGTCCCCGAGTTGGTCGTCAAAGTCCGCCACGAGGCAGAGGTCATGCGCCTTTGCGCTTTGGCTAAAAAACACAGCACCTCCCTAACTTTTAGGGCGGCAGGCAGCTCTTTATCCGGGCAGGCGTGTGGGAGTGGAGTGTTGGTGATGGCAAATTTAGGCTGGCAAGAGATCAAGCCTCAAAACGATGGGGCAAGTGTGCGGCTTGGTTGTGGGGTGATCGGAGCACAAGCCAACAATGCCCTGAGGGCGTACCAAAAAAAGATCGGGCCAGACCCTGCGACCATCGCGACCGCGATGGTGGGGGGGATTTTAGCCAACAACGCCAGCGGCATGTGCTGCGGAGTAGCACAAAACAGCTATAAAACCTTGAAATCGATTCGTGTAGTTTTAGCCGATGGCACGCTCTTAGACACGAGCAAACAAGAGAGCGTGGAGGCGTTTAAACAAAGCCACGCCCCGCTCCTAGAGGGGTTATTAGCTTTGCGCAAAGAGGTGCTGGAGGATGAAGAATTGCACGCCTTGATCCAAAAGAAATACAAAATCAAAAACACCACAGGTTATAGTCTAAACGCTCTTGTGGATTTTGAAGACCCCATAGACATTTTAAGCCATTTATTCATAGGTTCGGAGGGGACTTTGGGCTTTATCTCTAGCTGTGAGCTGCATTGTGTGCCCGACTACCCTTATAAAATCTGCTTCTTGCTCTTTTACGAGAGCTTGGCGGCAAGCTTAAAAGGGGTGCAAATTTTGGCACAAAATGCGGATAAAATCAGCGCCGCCGAGCTAATGGACTATGCGTGTCTAGCCAGCGTGAAGGGTGCGGAGGGCATGCCTAGCGTGTTAAACGAGGTGAAGCCGGGCTATGCGTGCATTTTGGCGCAACTTGAGAGCACCGATCTAAGCACCCTTGAAGCCAACAGCACCTTTGTGTTAGAAAAATTGCAAGCCGCCCCCACAATTTTGCCCCTAGAGCAAAGCGCAGACCCCAAAGTCTACAACACATGGTGGAAAATTAGAAAAGGCATTTTTCCCATTGTGGCGGGGCGGCGGCGCAGTGGGGCGAGTGTGATTACAGAGGATTTATGCTTTGACATGGAGCATTTACAAGAGGGAATTGCCAACTTGCAAAGCTTGTTAGAAAAGCATGGCTTTAAAGAACATAGTGTGATTTTTGGGCATGCCTTGAGTGGCAATTTGCATTTTTTAATCACCCCCATTTTAGAAAACCCCAAAGAGCGGGCGCAATTTAGCGCGCTCATGGAGGATTTAGCCCAAATGGTCGCCTCTTTGCAAGGCTCGATCAAAGCCGAGCATGGCACAGGGCGCATGGTCGCCCCCTTTGTCAAATTAGAGTGGGGTGAGAAGGCCTATCAAATTTGCGAGCGCATTAAAGCTTTGTTTGACCCGGACAAACTCTTAAACCCCGATGTGATTCTCTCCAACGACCCGCAAATCCACGCCAAGAATTTAAAAGAGAGCGTGCCCATTGCCCCCGAGATCGAGCCTTGCATGGAGTGTGGATTTTGTGAGCGCATTTGCCCTAGTCGGTATTTGTCGCTCACCCCACGCCAGCGCATAAGCTTACAGCGTGAGATCGCCTATTTGGGCAAAAAAGCGGCACAAGGTTTAGCCACAGACATTGCCCTACTTGAAGAGTTGTTAGAGGGGTATAAATATCTGAGCGATGAAACCTGTGCGGCGTGCCATATGTGCTCTACCCTTTGTCCGCTAGGCATTGACAGCGCCACGATTGCGCTTAAAAGCCGCAGACAAGAAAAAACCCCCCTAGTGGCTAAAGAAATTTTAAAACACATGGGTGCCGTGGTCGGGGGCTTAAAAGTGGGGCTTGGCGCGGTGCAAGTGGGGCAAGTGGCATTGGGGGCAAATTTTATCCACAAGTGCAGCCAAAAGTTGCACGCCAAAATCCACACGCCCATCGTCCCAAATTACATGCCAAGAAGGAATCAATTTAAACTCACCAGCAAGCCCGGCAACCAAAGCGTGCTGTATTTTTCCACTTGTATCAATCGGGCGTTTGCACCCTCTAAATTAATGCCCGATCAGCGCAGCTTGCAAGAAGTCTTTGAGTCGCTGTGCCAAAAAGCCGGCTTTGGGGTGATCTACCCGACAGAGTTGCCTAAATTTTGCTGTGGCAAGGCGTTCATTGACTATCCAGACTTGAGTGTACAAAACACAGAGAAAAACGCCAAATTGCTAAAAGAGTTGTCTCAAAATGGCGCAATCCCCATTGTGATCGACCACAGCGCATGCAGCGCGTATTTGATCGAACAGTTAGAACACACGGGACTCAAAATCTACGACATGCCCATTTTCATCCAAGAGTTTTTGTTGCCCCATTTAAAAATCACGCCTTTAAACGAGGACATCGCCCTTTACACAATGTGTGCAGCCAAACGCTTGGGCTATGCGCAGAACATGCGGGATTTGGCTAAAGCATGCGTGAGTGGTAAGGTTGTAGAGCACACCGACACGGGTTGTTGCGGTTTTGCCGGCAATAAGGGGTTTTTAACCCCAGAGCTCAACGACCACGCCCTGCTAGATTTCACCAGCTTCTACCAAGATAAAAAACTTAAAAAAGGCTTTTGCAGCTCCAGCACTTGCGAAGTGGGCTTAAGCCAGCACACAAACATCCCCTTCCAGCACATTGCCTACTTGGTCGATTCGTGCAGCGATGAATAA
- a CDS encoding uroporphyrinogen-III synthase: MRPIVVVGSTPTGSARPADFGGVGYLACGQIVYLPLNLDNLTPPLHSLKALLFTSKHAPLSLEHNLKNSKTLAFLKSLPVFVLAHKSAQVAKDLGFNVSFVGQSGNATGFLREIKTLLPSPTLFVRAKETATNALDFLPSLIAYQNTPLKLPQTQKPKPHSVLVFSAPSSYRHFLANFAWDSSYTAIAIGTSTLNAFSKNICAHLSPQTSLEACIELAKTL, from the coding sequence GTGCGTCCAATTGTCGTGGTCGGCAGCACTCCCACAGGGAGTGCAAGGCCAGCGGACTTTGGCGGTGTCGGCTACTTGGCCTGTGGCCAAATTGTCTATTTGCCCTTAAATTTAGACAATCTAACCCCCCCCCTGCATTCTTTGAAAGCCTTGCTTTTCACTTCTAAACACGCCCCTTTGAGTTTAGAACACAATTTAAAAAACAGCAAAACCCTCGCCTTTTTAAAAAGCCTGCCCGTGTTTGTATTGGCACATAAAAGCGCACAAGTGGCTAAGGATTTGGGCTTTAATGTGTCCTTTGTGGGGCAAAGCGGAAATGCCACAGGTTTTTTAAGAGAAATCAAAACCCTTTTGCCCAGCCCCACGCTCTTTGTGCGTGCCAAAGAAACCGCCACAAATGCCCTAGACTTTTTACCCTCTCTCATCGCTTATCAAAACACTCCCTTAAAGTTGCCCCAAACGCAAAAACCCAAACCCCACTCTGTGCTGGTGTTTAGCGCGCCTAGCAGTTATAGGCATTTTTTGGCTAATTTTGCGTGGGATTCTAGCTACACCGCTATCGCCATCGGCACAAGCACTTTAAACGCCTTTTCTAAAAACATTTGCGCCCATTTAAGTCCACAGACCAGCCTTGAAGCGTGTATAGAGTTAGCCAAAACGCTCTAA
- a CDS encoding class II fructose-bisphosphate aldolase — MLVTGIEILSKAHQEGYGVGAFNFVNFEMLRAIFEAADTAQSPLIVQASEGAIKYLGIDMVLSMVYTMSKRHSNIPVALHLDHGSSFESCKKAVDAGFTSVMIDASHHPYKENLELTKEVVDYAHSKGVSVEAELGRLMGIEDNISVDEKDAVLVNPDEAEEFVKVSKVDYLAPAIGTSHGAFKFKGEPKLDFERLVEVKRRTNIPLVLHGASSIPESVRQAFLSTGGDLKGGKGVPFDFIEQSIKGGINKINIDTDLRLAFIAQVRKMANENPSEFDLRKYFTPGMEAVKAVIVERMRVLGSADKI; from the coding sequence ATGTTAGTCACCGGCATTGAGATTTTGAGCAAGGCGCATCAAGAAGGTTATGGGGTCGGGGCGTTTAACTTTGTCAATTTTGAAATGTTGCGCGCCATTTTTGAGGCCGCCGACACTGCACAATCGCCCCTCATCGTGCAAGCCAGCGAGGGGGCGATCAAGTATCTAGGCATCGACATGGTGCTTAGCATGGTCTACACCATGAGCAAGCGCCACTCAAACATCCCCGTGGCTTTGCATTTAGACCATGGCAGCAGCTTTGAGAGCTGTAAAAAGGCGGTGGATGCGGGTTTCACCTCTGTGATGATCGATGCCTCCCACCACCCCTACAAAGAGAATTTAGAACTCACTAAAGAGGTCGTGGATTATGCCCACTCTAAGGGGGTGAGCGTAGAGGCGGAGCTGGGGCGACTCATGGGGATTGAGGACAACATCTCTGTAGATGAAAAAGACGCGGTTTTAGTCAATCCTGATGAAGCTGAAGAGTTTGTGAAGGTCAGCAAGGTGGATTATTTGGCCCCCGCCATCGGCACGAGCCATGGGGCGTTTAAGTTTAAAGGCGAGCCTAAATTAGACTTTGAACGGCTTGTGGAGGTGAAAAGACGCACAAACATTCCCTTAGTCTTACACGGAGCCAGCTCGATCCCTGAGAGTGTACGCCAAGCTTTCTTGAGTACGGGCGGGGATTTAAAGGGGGGCAAGGGTGTGCCCTTTGACTTCATCGAGCAGTCCATCAAGGGTGGGATCAATAAAATCAACATCGACACAGACTTACGCCTCGCTTTCATCGCACAGGTGCGTAAAATGGCAAATGAAAACCCCAGCGAGTTTGATTTGCGTAAGTATTTCACCCCCGGCATGGAGGCGGTGAAAGCCGTCATTGTGGAGCGCATGCGTGTGCTTGGCAGTGCGGATAAAATTTAA
- a CDS encoding HAD family hydrolase, translating to MALRVVVWDFDGVVFNSMHLKGEGFKALFRRHTKADETILKAFEDYHYANGGVSRFDKIAHFYTQILKKTIDVDKINALVEEFGQIISKDLFSREHLNAEVLDFIKANDEAYIFHIASAALHSELQVLCEFLGIVPYFKSIEGTPPAKVKILSNLCAKYGYEPSQMVLIGDSKSDYESARANKIAFLGYNNPALKELWPNAYIHTFKGLDLEKLTQRACLDQF from the coding sequence ATGGCGTTAAGAGTTGTGGTGTGGGATTTTGATGGAGTGGTGTTTAACAGCATGCACTTAAAAGGCGAGGGGTTTAAGGCGTTGTTTAGACGGCACACAAAGGCGGATGAAACAATCTTAAAGGCGTTTGAGGATTACCATTACGCCAATGGGGGGGTGAGTCGCTTTGATAAAATTGCCCATTTTTACACCCAAATTTTAAAGAAAACCATAGATGTGGATAAAATCAACGCCCTAGTTGAGGAGTTCGGGCAAATCATTTCTAAAGACCTGTTCTCGAGAGAACATTTAAACGCAGAAGTGTTGGACTTCATCAAGGCAAACGATGAGGCGTATATTTTCCACATCGCCTCGGCGGCTCTGCATAGCGAGTTGCAAGTGCTCTGCGAGTTTTTGGGGATTGTGCCCTATTTTAAGAGCATTGAGGGCACGCCCCCGGCAAAGGTTAAAATTTTAAGCAATCTTTGCGCCAAGTACGGCTATGAGCCTAGCCAAATGGTCTTGATCGGCGATAGCAAGAGCGATTATGAGAGCGCAAGGGCCAATAAAATTGCTTTTTTAGGTTACAACAACCCCGCCCTAAAAGAGTTGTGGCCAAATGCCTATATCCATACTTTTAAAGGCTTAGATTTAGAAAAACTCACACAGAGGGCTTGCTTAGATCAATTTTGA
- a CDS encoding peptidylprolyl isomerase, translated as MVKRSVMSLVLMGVLGVGFVGAKTLATVTFPAPQDTPTKGKHHRRHKEAPAKPEVVDITESDFNVIKQRNPNFDFDKLKPEQKEALLEQAINNLLIEREAKKEKLDETPEFAKRMEAYKKQLLVETWAKNKAEVIGKEDIPEAKLKQYYEANKAQFVQQEAHARHILVKTEAEAKRVISELNKVPKNKVEQEFISIANKESIDPNTKNSKNGGDLGKFQKNQMAPEFSNAVFALRPGSYTKTPVKTKFGYHVIYLTSKNEPKTPTFEQAKQTIIGILKEHQFQEYVKGELEKLRKHVEINIAKD; from the coding sequence ATGGTTAAGAGAAGCGTTATGAGTTTGGTTTTAATGGGGGTTTTAGGTGTGGGCTTTGTGGGAGCTAAGACTTTAGCCACCGTGACCTTCCCCGCTCCCCAAGACACACCTACTAAGGGTAAACACCATAGGAGACACAAAGAAGCCCCCGCCAAACCTGAAGTGGTGGACATCACAGAGAGCGATTTTAATGTGATTAAACAGCGCAACCCCAATTTTGACTTTGACAAACTCAAACCCGAGCAAAAAGAAGCCTTGTTAGAACAGGCCATCAACAATTTGTTGATTGAAAGAGAAGCCAAAAAAGAGAAGTTAGACGAAACGCCAGAATTTGCCAAAAGGATGGAGGCTTACAAAAAACAACTTCTTGTCGAAACATGGGCAAAAAATAAGGCTGAAGTCATCGGCAAAGAGGACATCCCCGAGGCCAAATTAAAACAATACTACGAAGCGAATAAGGCGCAGTTTGTGCAGCAAGAAGCCCACGCCCGCCATATTTTGGTGAAAACCGAAGCTGAAGCCAAACGGGTGATCTCCGAGCTCAACAAAGTCCCCAAAAATAAAGTGGAGCAAGAGTTCATCAGCATTGCCAACAAAGAATCCATCGACCCTAACACCAAGAACAGCAAGAATGGCGGGGATTTAGGCAAATTCCAAAAAAACCAAATGGCGCCTGAGTTTTCCAATGCTGTCTTTGCACTAAGACCCGGCAGTTACACCAAAACCCCCGTTAAAACCAAGTTTGGCTACCATGTGATCTACCTCACGAGCAAAAACGAGCCCAAGACCCCCACTTTTGAGCAAGCCAAACAAACCATCATCGGTATTCTCAAAGAACACCAATTTCAAGAATATGTCAAAGGGGAGCTGGAAAAATTGCGCAAGCATGTAGAAATCAACATCGCCAAAGACTAG
- a CDS encoding di-trans,poly-cis-decaprenylcistransferase: protein MNNLAHLAIIMDGNGRWAKLQGKPRTHGHQQGINALRNITIWCAKEHIAYLTLYAFSTENWSRPKTEVEFLMRMLKKYLVQERPTYLEHKIRFKAIGNLKKFSPTLQKTILNLEQETATHTALTQVLALNYGGRDEIARACGRILERGLKGDLQELIGAHLDTAGLPDVDLLVRTGGEMRLSNFLLWQSSYAELFFSPVLWPDFTPEHLAQIIASFNQRQRKFGKV from the coding sequence ATGAATAACTTAGCGCATTTAGCCATTATTATGGATGGCAACGGGCGGTGGGCAAAGTTGCAGGGCAAACCCCGCACCCATGGACACCAGCAGGGAATCAATGCCCTAAGAAACATCACCATTTGGTGTGCCAAAGAACACATCGCCTACCTCACGCTTTACGCCTTTTCTACCGAGAATTGGAGTCGCCCCAAAACCGAAGTGGAGTTTCTAATGCGCATGCTCAAAAAATATCTCGTGCAAGAACGCCCCACTTATTTAGAGCATAAAATCCGCTTCAAGGCGATCGGCAATTTAAAGAAGTTCAGCCCCACCCTGCAAAAGACCATTTTAAATTTGGAGCAGGAAACCGCCACACACACGGCCTTAACGCAGGTGTTAGCCCTAAACTATGGGGGGCGTGATGAGATCGCTAGGGCGTGTGGGCGCATATTGGAGCGTGGCTTAAAGGGAGATTTGCAAGAGCTCATCGGGGCGCATTTAGACACCGCTGGCTTGCCCGATGTGGATTTGTTGGTGCGCACAGGGGGGGAGATGCGCCTGTCTAATTTTTTGCTGTGGCAATCTAGCTATGCCGAGTTGTTTTTTAGTCCCGTGTTGTGGCCCGACTTTACACCCGAGCATTTGGCGCAAATCATCGCTTCATTTAACCAAAGACAACGCAAATTTGGTAAGGTGTAG